A section of the Archocentrus centrarchus isolate MPI-CPG fArcCen1 chromosome 20, fArcCen1, whole genome shotgun sequence genome encodes:
- the nktr gene encoding NK-tumor recognition protein isoform X2 produces MGVKDRPQCYFDVELNREPIGRIVFQLFSDICPKTSKNFLCLCTGEKRTGKVTGKKLCYKGSTFHRVVKNFMIQGGDFTEGNGRGGESIYGGYFEDENFTLKHDRAFLLSMANRGKDTNGSQFFITTKMAPHLDGVHVVFGLVISGFEVIKKIEGLKTDSASRPYADVRVVDCGQLITKSANDVLEGKRKRASHSADSSLNSHDSSSQFSSVESESESDAKHRHHKQKRQSKSKRSKKKRRQLKKEKDADTLPSKQSPVERETQEEKNEVEEEKELGGKRDKPVVRPEEIPPVPENRFLLRRDMPSQEDKTEIVDKEEATLPAEQKPAVSKSGRKIRGRGTIRYHTPTRSKSRSASVEERGSSETPPHWKEEMKRTKVYQPPSIERWSKGDKWDDRSDSAWSRSAEHSSDRSSERSSQRCQQKKAKKKSKHKKKAKKRKHGKKKISKSKPQEPYQSDGERSVSAERAFRRSRSPTRSSSSPHHSSHKRKRRSSRSYRDSRSYSRSYSRSSRSRSRGRSRSYSRSRSRSGSRKRSFSRSRSWTYSQSRSRSRSRYRSRSRSLSPPRKRSFSRSPRKKKTSKPDVTIPVNEKLQESKVTPVPRLPAVPAPESVPVIPLSDSPPPSRWKPGQKPWKPSYIHIQEIKAKVAPSNISSTGQAVDTAAEKAQTSATPKSLPGDSEGNKAHKPAQHSHSNSSRSRSYSRSYSRSQSRSYSRSRSRSTHRHKSRSSSYSRSESEQSQKTSSRKKKSLDKEWKEYYSSLRRIKNLDKYISLTSSQDAHSGSENRTDSERSPDISGSVEKIKDKGSSQDLERKHYSSVPVENFNSRSEWDSDSDKVSQSNSALPLKIQKKVAQYSEFLEKKLSSTTGWNSESDSENLTARALAVSEKEEGEASSESEYEISRKTSEGGNALAASGQSEENHEKAAEPEKHKSKKKAKRKHKHKRRGENKGGSHHSKDKTKKTKRKPQKLKETFHWQPPLEFGEEEEEDESKRERHSPRRVVKESPGVNNMNAKDRNVSCNPTKEGGEERGQQRTKEGINKNTEHTEPHQESSNRNSASSSHLSSVQEQEPLDDMDICTPEHDVKIVEPSVPRDSHDSAPELTLKSSSNSSEMESNDNALPHSKEQSAVSSTTAGGLQDKATAGKPTATVINLKWRPLKGTSAVQNVNAPPVTVKNVQTQESQTLNMQGVRMEIKSKSRVRPGSLFDEVRKTARLNQRPRNQESSSEERSPSVGKAKGTSRTRSPKKSRSVSRKSHSVSSHRSRSRGWSHSYSRSRSRSRSSSYSSRSRSRSWRRRGRGRSRSRSSTYRSYRSHSRTYSRSNSRSRSYNRRRRSRSDSYDSYSSRSRSVSRRRGRRHSDSYRSSDRRSRSYRSSSRSSSRRRSHSRSSRYS; encoded by the exons ATGGGGGTGAAAGACCGCCCTCAGTGTTACTTTGATGTGGAGCTCAACCGGGAGCCAA TTGGGCGTAtagtttttcagcttttttcagACATTTGTCCCAAGACAAGCAAAAACTTTCTCTGTTTGTGCACTG GTGAAAAGCGAACTGGGAAAGTCACAGGGAAAAAGCTGTGCTACAAAGGCTCTACCTTTCACAGAGTTGTAAAAAACTTTATGATTCAGGGAGGCGACTTCACTGAAG GAAATGGAAGAGGAGGGGAATCCATATATGGAGGCTACTTTGAAG ATGAGAACTTCACTCTCAAACACGACAGAGCCTTCCTGTTGTCGATGGCCAATCGTGGGAAGGACACCAACGGTTCACAGTTTTTCAT CACAACTAAGATGGCGCCTCATCTTGATGG AGTCCACGTCGTCTTTGGTCTTGTCATCTCCGGATTTGAAGTGATAAAGAAGATTGAGGGGCTGAAGACTGATTCTGCTAGCAGACCCTACGCTGATGTGAGAGTGGTTGACTGTGGACAGCTGATCACCAAGTCTGCAAACGATG TGCTAGAAGGCAAGCGGAAAAGAGCTTCCCATTCTGCTGACTCGTCCCTCAACTCCCATGACTCGTCCTCCCAGTTCTCTTCAGTGGAGTCTGAAAGTGAATCTGATGCAAAGCACAGACATCACAAGCAAAAGAGACAGTCCAAAAGTAAACGatccaaaaagaaaaggaggcagttaaagaaggaaaaagatgcAGATACTCTGCCTTCTAAGCAAAG TCCTGTGGAAAGAGAgacacaggaggaaaagaatGAGGTGGAAGAAGAGAAGGAGCTGGGTGGGAAGAGAGATAAGCCTGTTGTTCGACCAGAGGAAATCCCACCAGTTCCAGAAAACCGCTTCCTGCTGCGACGGGACATGCCATCTCAGGAAGATAAAACAGAAAT AGTTGATAAGGAAGAAGCAACTCTCCCAGCTGAGCAGAAACCAGCGGTGTCCAAGTCTGGACGGAAGATCAGAGGCAGAGGAACAATA CGATATCACACTCCTACAAGGTCTAAATCACGCTCTGCCTCTGTAGAGGAGCGTGGAAGCAGTGAAACTCCACCGCACTGGAAAGAAGAAATGAAGAGAACCAAAGTTTATCAACCCCCAAGCATCGAGCGTTGGAGCAAAGGAGACAA ATGGGATGACAGAAGTGACTCTGCGTGGTCCCGGTCTGCAGAGCATTCCTCAGACCGCAGCTCTGAGAGGTCCAGTCAGCGGTGCCAGCAGAAGAAGGCGAAGAAGAAATCTAAACACAAGAAGAAGGCCAAAAAACGGAAACATGGCAAGAAGAAGATTTCCAAGAGCAAACCACAAGAGCCTTACCAGTCAGATGGGGAAAGGTCCGTATCTGCAGAGAGAGCATTCAGAAGATCTCGTTCTCCAACTCGTTCTTCTTCAAGTCCGCATCATTCTTCACACAAAAGGAAACGGCGGTCCTCAAGGTCATACAGGGATTCCCGATCCTACTCTAGGTCCTACAGTAGGTCCAGTCGATCCAGATCTCGAGGAAGGTCTCGGTCTTACTCAAGGTCTAGAAGCCGGTCTGGATCTAGAAAGCGATCTTTCTCTAGATCCAGATCTTGGACCTATTCTCAGTCCCGATCTAGATCAAGGTCCAGGTACAGATCCAGATCCAGATCTTTGTCACCACCCAGAAAAAGAAGTTTTTCCAGATctccaagaaagaaaaaaacaagcaagccAGATGTCACGATCCCTGTGAATGAGAAGCTTCAAGAGAGCAAAGTCACACCTGTCCCCAGACTGCCTGCTGTCCCAGCTCCTGAAAGTGTCCCTGTGATCCCACTGAGCGACAGCCCTCCTCCCTCACGCTGGAAACCAGGGCAGAAACCCTGGAAACCATCCTACATCCATATTCAGGAAATTAAAGCTAAAGTAGCTCCCAGTAACATTTCCTCAACTGGGCAAGCAGTTGATACTGCAGCAGAAAAAGCTCAGACTTCAGCTACACCAAAGTCTCTGCCAGGTGACTCTGAAGGTAACAAAGCACACAAACCTGCACAGCACTCACACAGTAACTCATCCAGGAGCAGGTCCTACAGCCGTTCTTACAGTCGCTCACAGAGTAGAAGTTATAGTAGGTCCAGGTCCAGATCTACTCATCGGCACAAAAGCAGGTCATCATCCTACAGCAGATCAGAGTCTGAACAGTCCCAGAAAACAAGTAGCAGAAAGAAGAAATCACTAGACAAGGAGTGGAAGGAGTACTACAGTTCTCTGAGGAGAATAAAAAATTTAGATAAGTACATTTCACTGACCAGCAGTCAAGATGCTCACTCGGGATCAGAGAACAGGACAGACAGTGAGCGCAGTCCTGATATCAGTGGGTCtgtggagaaaataaaagacaagGGCAGCTCACAGGATCTTGAGAGAAAACATTACAGTTCAGTGCCAGTGGAGAACTTTAATAGCAGGTCTGAATGGGACAGTGACAGTGATAAGGTGAGCCAGAGCAATAGTGCTCtcccattaaaaatacagaaaaaggtGGCTCAATATAGTGAATTTCTGGAGAAGAAGTTATCTTCTACTACTGGATGGAATTCGGAAAGTGACTCTGAAAATTTAACAGCTAGGGCATTAGCTGTTTCTGAAAAGGAGGAAGGGGAGGCtagttcagaatcagaatatgAGATTTCCAGAAAAACATCTGAGGGAGGGAATGCTCTGGCAGCTTCTGGTCAGTCAGAGGAAAATCATGAGAAGGCTGCAGAGCCAGAGAAGCACAAGAGCAAGAAGAAAGCTAAACGAAAGCATAAACATAAAAGGAGAGGTGAGAATAAAGGCGGTTCCCATCACAGTAAGGACAAAACCAAGAAAACTAAGAGAAAACCTCAGAAGCTGAAAGAGACTTTTCACTGGCAACCACCTTTAGAGtttggagaggaagaagaagaagatgaatcCAAAAGGGAGAGGCATAGTCCTAGAAGAGTTGTTAAAGAAAGTCCTGGTGTTAATAATATGAATGCAAAGGACCGAAATGTAAGTTGTAATCCTACtaaagaaggaggagaagaaagggggcaacagagaacaaaagaaggtatcaacaaaaacacagagcacaCTGAACCTCATCAAGAGTCATCCAACAGGAACAGCGCCAGCAGTTCTCACTTGTCAAGTGTCCAAGAGCAAGAGCCATTAGATGATATGGACATTTGCACCCCGGAGCATGATGTTAAAATTGTTGAACCTTCAGTCCCACGTGATTCTCACGACAGCGCCCCTGAACTGACCCTAAAATCTTCCTCAAACTCTTCAGAAATGGAAAGCAATGACAACGCTTTACCTCACAGCAAAGAACAGTCTGCTGTTAGTTCCACGACAGCTGGTGGACTGCAAGACAAAGCAACCGCTGGCAAACCCACTGCCACTGTAATCAATTTAAAATGGAGGCCACTGAAAGGAACGTCAGCTGTACAGAATGTGAATGCACCCCCGGTCACTGTGAAAAATGTCCAAACTCAAGAGAGCCAGACCCTCAACATGCAGGGAGTCCGAATGGAGATAAAAAGCAAAAGCCGCGTCCGACCGGGATCTCTGTTCGACGAGGTCCGTAAGACTGCACGACTCAACCAGAGGCCTAGAAACCAGGAGAGCTCCAGTGAAGAGAGATCGCCCTCTGTGGGGAAAGCAAAGGGAACATCTCGCACACGCTCTCCAAAGAAGTCCCGGTCTGTGTCTAGAAAGTCCCACTCTGTTTCCAGTCACAGGTCACGCTCCCGAGGGTGGTCCCACTCCTACAGCAGGTCCAGAAGTAGATCCCGCAGCTCCAGCTACTCCTCCAG GAGCCGTAGCAGGAGTTGGAGGAGACGTGGGAGAGGACGATCACGCTCTCGCAGCAGCACATACCGAAGTTACAGGAGTCACAG CCGGACGTACAGTAGAAGTAATTCCAGAAGTCGTTCGTATAATCGCCGCAGGAGATCCAG GTCAGACTCCTATGACAGCTATTCCAGTCGGAGTCGGAGTGTGAGCAGGAGACGAGGGCGCAGACACAGTGACAGCTACAGGAGCTCAGATCGCCGATCACG GTCGTACCGCTCGTCCAGTCGCAGTTCTTCAAGGCGCAGGAGCCACAGTCGTAGCAGTCGCTACAGCTGA
- the nktr gene encoding NK-tumor recognition protein isoform X1: MGVKDRPQCYFDVELNREPIGRIVFQLFSDICPKTSKNFLCLCTGEKRTGKVTGKKLCYKGSTFHRVVKNFMIQGGDFTEGNGRGGESIYGGYFEDENFTLKHDRAFLLSMANRGKDTNGSQFFITTKMAPHLDGVHVVFGLVISGFEVIKKIEGLKTDSASRPYADVRVVDCGQLITKSANDVLEGKRKRASHSADSSLNSHDSSSQFSSVESESESDAKHRHHKQKRQSKSKRSKKKRRQLKKEKDADTLPSKQSPVERETQEEKNEVEEEKELGGKRDKPVVRPEEIPPVPENRFLLRRDMPSQEDKTEIVDKEEATLPAEQKPAVSKSGRKIRGRGTIRYHTPTRSKSRSASVEERGSSETPPHWKEEMKRTKVYQPPSIERWSKGDKLNDHSSSRWDDRSDSAWSRSAEHSSDRSSERSSQRCQQKKAKKKSKHKKKAKKRKHGKKKISKSKPQEPYQSDGERSVSAERAFRRSRSPTRSSSSPHHSSHKRKRRSSRSYRDSRSYSRSYSRSSRSRSRGRSRSYSRSRSRSGSRKRSFSRSRSWTYSQSRSRSRSRYRSRSRSLSPPRKRSFSRSPRKKKTSKPDVTIPVNEKLQESKVTPVPRLPAVPAPESVPVIPLSDSPPPSRWKPGQKPWKPSYIHIQEIKAKVAPSNISSTGQAVDTAAEKAQTSATPKSLPGDSEGNKAHKPAQHSHSNSSRSRSYSRSYSRSQSRSYSRSRSRSTHRHKSRSSSYSRSESEQSQKTSSRKKKSLDKEWKEYYSSLRRIKNLDKYISLTSSQDAHSGSENRTDSERSPDISGSVEKIKDKGSSQDLERKHYSSVPVENFNSRSEWDSDSDKVSQSNSALPLKIQKKVAQYSEFLEKKLSSTTGWNSESDSENLTARALAVSEKEEGEASSESEYEISRKTSEGGNALAASGQSEENHEKAAEPEKHKSKKKAKRKHKHKRRGENKGGSHHSKDKTKKTKRKPQKLKETFHWQPPLEFGEEEEEDESKRERHSPRRVVKESPGVNNMNAKDRNVSCNPTKEGGEERGQQRTKEGINKNTEHTEPHQESSNRNSASSSHLSSVQEQEPLDDMDICTPEHDVKIVEPSVPRDSHDSAPELTLKSSSNSSEMESNDNALPHSKEQSAVSSTTAGGLQDKATAGKPTATVINLKWRPLKGTSAVQNVNAPPVTVKNVQTQESQTLNMQGVRMEIKSKSRVRPGSLFDEVRKTARLNQRPRNQESSSEERSPSVGKAKGTSRTRSPKKSRSVSRKSHSVSSHRSRSRGWSHSYSRSRSRSRSSSYSSRSRSRSWRRRGRGRSRSRSSTYRSYRSHSRTYSRSNSRSRSYNRRRRSRSDSYDSYSSRSRSVSRRRGRRHSDSYRSSDRRSRSYRSSSRSSSRRRSHSRSSRYS; the protein is encoded by the exons ATGGGGGTGAAAGACCGCCCTCAGTGTTACTTTGATGTGGAGCTCAACCGGGAGCCAA TTGGGCGTAtagtttttcagcttttttcagACATTTGTCCCAAGACAAGCAAAAACTTTCTCTGTTTGTGCACTG GTGAAAAGCGAACTGGGAAAGTCACAGGGAAAAAGCTGTGCTACAAAGGCTCTACCTTTCACAGAGTTGTAAAAAACTTTATGATTCAGGGAGGCGACTTCACTGAAG GAAATGGAAGAGGAGGGGAATCCATATATGGAGGCTACTTTGAAG ATGAGAACTTCACTCTCAAACACGACAGAGCCTTCCTGTTGTCGATGGCCAATCGTGGGAAGGACACCAACGGTTCACAGTTTTTCAT CACAACTAAGATGGCGCCTCATCTTGATGG AGTCCACGTCGTCTTTGGTCTTGTCATCTCCGGATTTGAAGTGATAAAGAAGATTGAGGGGCTGAAGACTGATTCTGCTAGCAGACCCTACGCTGATGTGAGAGTGGTTGACTGTGGACAGCTGATCACCAAGTCTGCAAACGATG TGCTAGAAGGCAAGCGGAAAAGAGCTTCCCATTCTGCTGACTCGTCCCTCAACTCCCATGACTCGTCCTCCCAGTTCTCTTCAGTGGAGTCTGAAAGTGAATCTGATGCAAAGCACAGACATCACAAGCAAAAGAGACAGTCCAAAAGTAAACGatccaaaaagaaaaggaggcagttaaagaaggaaaaagatgcAGATACTCTGCCTTCTAAGCAAAG TCCTGTGGAAAGAGAgacacaggaggaaaagaatGAGGTGGAAGAAGAGAAGGAGCTGGGTGGGAAGAGAGATAAGCCTGTTGTTCGACCAGAGGAAATCCCACCAGTTCCAGAAAACCGCTTCCTGCTGCGACGGGACATGCCATCTCAGGAAGATAAAACAGAAAT AGTTGATAAGGAAGAAGCAACTCTCCCAGCTGAGCAGAAACCAGCGGTGTCCAAGTCTGGACGGAAGATCAGAGGCAGAGGAACAATA CGATATCACACTCCTACAAGGTCTAAATCACGCTCTGCCTCTGTAGAGGAGCGTGGAAGCAGTGAAACTCCACCGCACTGGAAAGAAGAAATGAAGAGAACCAAAGTTTATCAACCCCCAAGCATCGAGCGTTGGAGCAAAGGAGACAA ATTGAATGACCATTCTTCAAGCAGATGGGATGACAGAAGTGACTCTGCGTGGTCCCGGTCTGCAGAGCATTCCTCAGACCGCAGCTCTGAGAGGTCCAGTCAGCGGTGCCAGCAGAAGAAGGCGAAGAAGAAATCTAAACACAAGAAGAAGGCCAAAAAACGGAAACATGGCAAGAAGAAGATTTCCAAGAGCAAACCACAAGAGCCTTACCAGTCAGATGGGGAAAGGTCCGTATCTGCAGAGAGAGCATTCAGAAGATCTCGTTCTCCAACTCGTTCTTCTTCAAGTCCGCATCATTCTTCACACAAAAGGAAACGGCGGTCCTCAAGGTCATACAGGGATTCCCGATCCTACTCTAGGTCCTACAGTAGGTCCAGTCGATCCAGATCTCGAGGAAGGTCTCGGTCTTACTCAAGGTCTAGAAGCCGGTCTGGATCTAGAAAGCGATCTTTCTCTAGATCCAGATCTTGGACCTATTCTCAGTCCCGATCTAGATCAAGGTCCAGGTACAGATCCAGATCCAGATCTTTGTCACCACCCAGAAAAAGAAGTTTTTCCAGATctccaagaaagaaaaaaacaagcaagccAGATGTCACGATCCCTGTGAATGAGAAGCTTCAAGAGAGCAAAGTCACACCTGTCCCCAGACTGCCTGCTGTCCCAGCTCCTGAAAGTGTCCCTGTGATCCCACTGAGCGACAGCCCTCCTCCCTCACGCTGGAAACCAGGGCAGAAACCCTGGAAACCATCCTACATCCATATTCAGGAAATTAAAGCTAAAGTAGCTCCCAGTAACATTTCCTCAACTGGGCAAGCAGTTGATACTGCAGCAGAAAAAGCTCAGACTTCAGCTACACCAAAGTCTCTGCCAGGTGACTCTGAAGGTAACAAAGCACACAAACCTGCACAGCACTCACACAGTAACTCATCCAGGAGCAGGTCCTACAGCCGTTCTTACAGTCGCTCACAGAGTAGAAGTTATAGTAGGTCCAGGTCCAGATCTACTCATCGGCACAAAAGCAGGTCATCATCCTACAGCAGATCAGAGTCTGAACAGTCCCAGAAAACAAGTAGCAGAAAGAAGAAATCACTAGACAAGGAGTGGAAGGAGTACTACAGTTCTCTGAGGAGAATAAAAAATTTAGATAAGTACATTTCACTGACCAGCAGTCAAGATGCTCACTCGGGATCAGAGAACAGGACAGACAGTGAGCGCAGTCCTGATATCAGTGGGTCtgtggagaaaataaaagacaagGGCAGCTCACAGGATCTTGAGAGAAAACATTACAGTTCAGTGCCAGTGGAGAACTTTAATAGCAGGTCTGAATGGGACAGTGACAGTGATAAGGTGAGCCAGAGCAATAGTGCTCtcccattaaaaatacagaaaaaggtGGCTCAATATAGTGAATTTCTGGAGAAGAAGTTATCTTCTACTACTGGATGGAATTCGGAAAGTGACTCTGAAAATTTAACAGCTAGGGCATTAGCTGTTTCTGAAAAGGAGGAAGGGGAGGCtagttcagaatcagaatatgAGATTTCCAGAAAAACATCTGAGGGAGGGAATGCTCTGGCAGCTTCTGGTCAGTCAGAGGAAAATCATGAGAAGGCTGCAGAGCCAGAGAAGCACAAGAGCAAGAAGAAAGCTAAACGAAAGCATAAACATAAAAGGAGAGGTGAGAATAAAGGCGGTTCCCATCACAGTAAGGACAAAACCAAGAAAACTAAGAGAAAACCTCAGAAGCTGAAAGAGACTTTTCACTGGCAACCACCTTTAGAGtttggagaggaagaagaagaagatgaatcCAAAAGGGAGAGGCATAGTCCTAGAAGAGTTGTTAAAGAAAGTCCTGGTGTTAATAATATGAATGCAAAGGACCGAAATGTAAGTTGTAATCCTACtaaagaaggaggagaagaaagggggcaacagagaacaaaagaaggtatcaacaaaaacacagagcacaCTGAACCTCATCAAGAGTCATCCAACAGGAACAGCGCCAGCAGTTCTCACTTGTCAAGTGTCCAAGAGCAAGAGCCATTAGATGATATGGACATTTGCACCCCGGAGCATGATGTTAAAATTGTTGAACCTTCAGTCCCACGTGATTCTCACGACAGCGCCCCTGAACTGACCCTAAAATCTTCCTCAAACTCTTCAGAAATGGAAAGCAATGACAACGCTTTACCTCACAGCAAAGAACAGTCTGCTGTTAGTTCCACGACAGCTGGTGGACTGCAAGACAAAGCAACCGCTGGCAAACCCACTGCCACTGTAATCAATTTAAAATGGAGGCCACTGAAAGGAACGTCAGCTGTACAGAATGTGAATGCACCCCCGGTCACTGTGAAAAATGTCCAAACTCAAGAGAGCCAGACCCTCAACATGCAGGGAGTCCGAATGGAGATAAAAAGCAAAAGCCGCGTCCGACCGGGATCTCTGTTCGACGAGGTCCGTAAGACTGCACGACTCAACCAGAGGCCTAGAAACCAGGAGAGCTCCAGTGAAGAGAGATCGCCCTCTGTGGGGAAAGCAAAGGGAACATCTCGCACACGCTCTCCAAAGAAGTCCCGGTCTGTGTCTAGAAAGTCCCACTCTGTTTCCAGTCACAGGTCACGCTCCCGAGGGTGGTCCCACTCCTACAGCAGGTCCAGAAGTAGATCCCGCAGCTCCAGCTACTCCTCCAG GAGCCGTAGCAGGAGTTGGAGGAGACGTGGGAGAGGACGATCACGCTCTCGCAGCAGCACATACCGAAGTTACAGGAGTCACAG CCGGACGTACAGTAGAAGTAATTCCAGAAGTCGTTCGTATAATCGCCGCAGGAGATCCAG GTCAGACTCCTATGACAGCTATTCCAGTCGGAGTCGGAGTGTGAGCAGGAGACGAGGGCGCAGACACAGTGACAGCTACAGGAGCTCAGATCGCCGATCACG GTCGTACCGCTCGTCCAGTCGCAGTTCTTCAAGGCGCAGGAGCCACAGTCGTAGCAGTCGCTACAGCTGA